One window of the Pararge aegeria chromosome 22, ilParAegt1.1, whole genome shotgun sequence genome contains the following:
- the LOC120633769 gene encoding mediator of RNA polymerase II transcription subunit 24, which produces MDPSKITSKSSSLKALILKAWRERWTDIQWGINIKTILPRGVSGDLYNLADCILQQAMVGCGANQLVISYLKHSLASHLVSYAAVLQRIAKFDAFHKPHCILSLLEFLESFLDSITCRSKMEEEILAFAVSSIILWLLQVYHYSLSKYPATNPIQSQELLEKSTSLLNSIVSSDFLLAMFYLAKQHDPDEYNEVTKKCQEITAFMMMNTQFKAPVTIHDTLQKICSMDIDKIAPLNNKPETVTHCLQAIIAVTVLANPSADMQQLSSQLIMLQRVKSYPLSRLYSEVIRGCFICLNDASKDASKQALWAAFTFLKLPQLITYIHNMCGTVNKDGEYSVEVVEAFEKLLQSTPLLDVVDAKNSCNSVVSLVEPLVKLNVVSESHLSYFKQKRESKDVKLQKLEPSGLQGSVPSFITRAEPTLAGILKTMGGDSHKTQESLYAMLCQIVGGTTLDTILAVATVEGKLKLFVSRLIKFNEFALLAASEKGASQSKVYIFDISFLILCSIVQDYGAEAVLDENGDSFFEQWVRECMAHKGAHKSPDQILQKCDLQLVDIFIHHLSAPDFDFKNTNLKPHDLCVNVSGVVKEILFAWEQGSITAADVKRMLDSLRQKMASLAVCASVWLCSYINVVHQDAFLKPLNMVQQFLTPPTDVEMAQIDNFKERAVLMCQIIRKMQFDIQPPSIPKCKIMPFSHSIISRQPILEQLQTVWEDIKTRGYLHIDATAIVESLLNTAGPVWFVTNLLKETLKFRYQDDLDRSVDIVLAMFYFDIEKCTEALLLHVLPQYLYNAKLCEELVEPQSAVLAKLTVYSVYAALENCISNRVHTSRKRRHDDSEDIEMSASSKLRRLNDNSSDSSLYYAQGQSSSIIIKEPLNSALEMLYKSFSQLAGKNGEVTPQTQFIFEFLVYVVQCGQERGQVVLQKMPSEIVSTLIKALPDNFNIGLILRLYDLSSPYGRKDTARDLCLLRNMRLRPE; this is translated from the coding sequence ATGGATCCCTCAAAAATCACAAGTAAATCTAGCTCTCTGAAGGCTCTAATTTTAAAAGCGTGGCGTGAAAGATGGACCGATATACAATGGGGTATCAACATCAAGACTATTCTACCAAGAGGCGTGAGTGGAGATTTGTATAACCTAGCTGATTGTATACTGCAACAAGCTATGGTGGGGTGCGGAGCCAACCAGCTAgtaatttcttatttaaaacacTCCCTGGCATCGCATTTAGTGTCCTACGCAGCAGTTTTGCAGAGAATAGCGAAATTCGACGCTTTTCACAAACCCCACTGTATACTTAGCCTACTGGAGTTCCTCGAAAGTTTTCTGGACAGCATAACCTGTCGTAGCAAAATGGAAGAAGAAATACTCGCTTTTGCAGTCTCATCAATAATCCTGTGGTTGCTCCAAGTGTATCATTACTCTCTAAGCAAATATCCAGCAACAAATCCAATACAGAGTCAGGAGCTCTTAGAAAAGTCTACTTCTCTTCTTAATTCGATAGTTAGCTCGGATTTCCTATTAGCTATGTTCTATTTAGCTAAACAACATGATCCCGATGAGTATAATGAGGTCACAAAGAAATGTCAGGAGATCACAGcatttatgatgatgaatacacaGTTTAAAGCACCAGTAACTATACATGATACGTTGCAAAAGATTTGTAGTATGGATATTGATAAAATAGCTCCTTTAAATAATAAGCCAGAAACTGTAACTCATTGCTTACAAGCAATTATAGCTGTGACTGTGTTAGCCAACCCTAGTGCCGATATGCAGCAACTTTCAAGCCAATTGATAATGTTACAGAGGGTTAAAAGTTACCCATTATCTAGACTCTACAGTGAAGTTATCAGAGGttgttttatatgtttaaatGATGCTAGTAAAGATGCATCCAAACAGGCATTATGGGCTGCATTCACATTTCTTAAGCTACCTCAGCTCATTACCTACATTCACAATATGTGTGGTACGGTTAATAAAGATGGGGAATACTCGGTGGAAGTTGTTGAAGCTTTTGAAAAACTCCTACAGTCAACTCCTTTGCTAGATGTTGTTGATGCAAAAAATTCTTGCAATAGTGTTGTATCTCTTGTAGAACCACTAGTTAAGTTAAATGTTGTGTCCGAAAGTCACTTGTCTTACTTCAAGCAGAAAAGGGAAAGTAAGGATGTTAAATTGCAAAAATTAGAGCCTTCAGGCTTACAAGGCTCTGTTCCGTCATTCATAACCCGTGCAGAACCTACCTTAGCAGGTATTCTCAAGACCATGGGTGGTGACTCTCATAAAACACAGGAATCTTTGTATGCAATGCTTTGTCAAATTGTTGGTGGTACAACATTAGATACCATCTTAGCTGTAGCAACAGTTGAAGGAAAGTTAAAACTTTTTGTATCAAGATTAATAAAGTTCAATGAATTTGCTCTTTTAGCTGCAAGTGAAAAGGGTGCATCTCAGTCAAAAGTGTACATATTTGATATTTCCTTTTTAATACTATGCTCCATTGTACAAGATTATGGTGCTGAAGCTGTTTTAGATGAAAACGGTGATTCCTTTTTTGAACAGTGGGTAAGAGAATGTATGGCCCATAAAGGTGCACACAAATCCCCAGATCAAATATTGCAGAAATGTGATTTGCAACTGGTTGATATCTTTATTCATCACCTTAGTGCAcccgattttgattttaagaATACTAATTTGAAACCGCATGACTTGTGTGTGAATGTCAGTGGAGTTGTAAAAGAGATCTTATTTGCATGGGAACAAGGTTCAATTACTGCTGCTGATGTCAAGCGCATGTTGGACTCTCTGAGACAAAAGATGGCTTCATTAGCTGTGTGCGCTTCAGTATGGCTGTGTTCCTACATTAACGTTGTACATCAGGATGCATTTTTAAAACCACTGAATATGGTTCAGCAATTTTTGACACCACCAACTGATGTTGAAATggcacaaatagataattttaaaGAGAGAGCTGTTTTAATGTGTCAGATAATACGGAAAATGCAGTTTGATATACAGCCACCGtcaataccaaaatgtaaaattatgccTTTCTCCCATAGTATCATATCCAGGCAACCGATATTAGAACAGTTGCAAACTGTGTGGGAAGACATTAAAACTAGAGGATACTTACACATTGATGCTACAGCTATTGTCGAGAGCCTCCTCAATACTGCAGGTCCAGTTTGGTTTGTGACTAATTTACTAAAAGAAACTCTCAAGTTCCGCTATCAGGATGATTTAGATAGATCTGTCGATATTGTCTTGGCAATGTTCTATTTTGACATAGAAAAGTGCACCGAAGCTTTATTACTACATGTACTCCCACAGTATCTATATAATGCTAAGTTATGCGAGGAGTTAGTGGAACCCCAGTCAGCTGTTTTGGCTAAACTTACAGTATATTCTGTATATGCAGCTCTTGAGAATTGCATATCAAATAGAGTTCATACATCAAGAAAACGTCGGCATGACGATTCTGAAGATATAGAAATGAGTGCTTCCAGTAAATTAAGGAGACTCAATGATAATTCATCGGATTCATCTTTGTATTACGCTCAAGGTCAAAGCTctagtataattataaaggAACCTCTTAATTCAGCTTTGGAGATGCTATACAAATCATTTTCACAGTTAGCAGGAAAAAATGGTGAGGTTACACCACAGActcaatttatatttgaattccTTGTGTATGTTGTTCAGTGCGGACAAGAAAGAGGGCAAGTTGTGCTACAGAAAATGCCCAGTGAAATTGTATCCACATTAATTAAAGCACTCcctgataattttaatattggaCTTATTTTAAGATTGTACGATTTGTCGTCACCATATGGTAGGAAGGATACAGCTAGAGATCTCTGTTTGTTAAGAAATATGCGCCTTAGGcctgaataa